The Cucurbita pepo subsp. pepo cultivar mu-cu-16 chromosome LG05, ASM280686v2, whole genome shotgun sequence nucleotide sequence gaggagaggagaacgaattcCTCAGACGACCAGAAACAATCCTAACATCATAATATCCAAATAGCAATAGAAATCCCCCAAACGGCTTCCATTTCGAAGAGAGCTGACCTGTGAGAAGGCGACGAAAGCAAGAAGGCCATTGAAGGAAGCCATGGCTACATTGAGAACGAGAAGGTCAACGGGAACGTAAGCGGTGTTGGCGGCAAGTAATTCCAGCACCATCTTGAACGGAAAAAACGAAGTTGCTGTTTCAGATCGTgtggaaagaagagaaagcgATTGACGAGGATGGTGATGGCGGAGGGGCGTGTTGCATCGGCGGGAAGCAGAGGGAACAATCTGAGAGTACGGGTAgataagagaagaagagaagtgaacaaaaaaaaaaaaagaagcagaaGGAGAGAAAGGATGTGTCGCTGATTTGCTTTTCTGCAAGTCTTGTCGCTGGCGACGGTGCGTTTGTGGGCGTCTTCCCATTTTTAATAATgggtaaataaaataaaccgCCACGTGAAAATCAGATCAATAAAATTTCACATcattatcaatttatttaaattcacttgcttcaaataaataaataattctgTTAACGTGAattattgtcctttttttttatttttaaatgtttgctataattattttttcggttatttatctttaaaaaaaaaaaaaactaaaaaatgtaatgttttaaaataactatataatattttattttaaaaaaatgcttttaactcaattcaaatatttataattgagttgaatttattatttaattaaggTCGTTTGAGTCAATAAAATTTACAGTCAAATACAGACCATGAACacttttataattatctttcattttcgcTTTTACGTCATTTGTAgttagttttataattttagaaataattgtctaatttttttattttattttaccatttctaacatttaaaataactatttttaaaatttaaaaattaaaatagatattttaaaaattttaaactaaaataaaagaaatgaggTAAATTAACCAGATAAGTACTACCATATGGATGTGATattatcttattatttaaaaatgttttaaaatattttctgtATTTTAAATGCTTCTAACTGTTTCCAAAAGTATTTGGAATCTTTTTAgtactgttttttttaatgaaaaatactttttaaaaaagttaatttacttccaaatatattcttaatcttaaCTATTACGTAACTAAATACTGCAAAAAGTGAAGCTATAAGGTCaacattcacatttttttcatGGCACACTTAGATAATTAtcatatgaaattaattaaatacccctataaaaaaaaaaaaaaagtccactcttctattgttacCCAATCTCTatataaaacaattattaataaaaagcatatcataaaaaaaataaatattactttccctctaaaataaatattatttctttagaTAATATCAATTATCGGTgatcattatatttatctaCTTTAATCTTTGTAGCTAAATCACggtaattttgtattattttactAAACACTAATTTGCTCAATGTGAATGAATGAGGTATTGAGGATTTGTCCATacgtaaaattttaattattgatgcCAGTTTTTTTCACATAATACATATAAAAGTAACTGTTTCAGCTTTAGCCACTCGAACAAGCACGAGTTTGATATAGTGGCTCATTCTCTTTGtaattaacaattttattttttaaagacaaATGACCGAGCTGGttgattaatttgatttgtcttttgaaatacggaattatttgtatttttagatttagttCATTTTTATCTCTACGTTATTAAAACGtcaattttaactatttactttcaaaacatttaatttaaaaaatcaaaagatcCAAATAGATGGTTGAGTTGAGTACCTATGTTGAAGATtaatgaagtattttttaaaagttctaattttttttaaataaatattaattataaatatatacaaataataagaGAGTAAGGTTAagcaatatttttatttatttattttatttattttataatgctctaaattgaagaaaacgaGAAAAGCCACTTCCGTCTGACGACTGAAAATTCGCCCCACCGATATGGCGTCTCCAGCCGCAGCGCCACCGTCACCCTTCCAGTCTCAGAGATCTCCCCTTTCTTCCTCTCAGGCCGGCGCCGCCGCCTCACCTATTCATCGTCTTTCTACCTTCACTTCCCCTCATCCCACCAACACTACCACTGCCACATCTCCCTTGGATTCCTTTGCTTCCGATCCTGTTTTCTCTGCCTTCCTCTCTCCTTCATTCTCCTCCAGTTCCTTCTCCTCTGCCGCTCTCTCATCCGGTTCCCCGGCCTCCACTGCTGAGAAGCTTCAAAAGGCCATCCGTCTCCTCGAATCGCAGCTCCGGAGTGAGGTTCTCTCTCGTCACAATGACCTGCTCTCTCAACTCTCCTCTCTAAAGCACGCTGAGAATGCCCTCTCCACTATTCGATCCGGTGTTTCCTCCCTCCAATCCTCCGTTCGCCGTGTCCGATCCGAGCTATCTGAACCCAGAAATGTCGTTTCTACCAAGACCGTTCAGTTCTCCAATCTTCACGAAACTACCGAGCTTCTCCAGCATACGATCCGTGCCCTTCGTTTGTCGAAGAAGCTTCGCGACCTTGCTTCTGCCTCTGCTGATGAGCCTGAGAAGCTGGATCTTGCTAAGGCCGCTCAGCTGCACTGCGAGATCTTGAGCCTTTGCAATGAGTATGACCTTGCGGGCATTGACGTTGTCGACGAAGAATTGAAATGGGTTAATGAAATTGGGGATAAATTGAGAAGTGAGGCTATGAAGGttttggagagaggaatggaGGGTCTGAATCAAGCTGAGGTGGGGACTGGCTTGCAGGTATTTTACAATCTTGGTGAATTGAAGGCGACCATTGAGCAATTGATGATCAAGTATAAGGGTATGGGTGTGAAGAGCATAAGTGTGGCATTGGATATGAAGTCGATTTCGGGAACGGCTGGAAGTGGATATGGACCGGGAGGAATTAGGGGAAGTGGGACGCCACAGATTGGTGGAGGTGCCAAGGCAAGGGAGGCGCTCTGGCAGAGATTGGGAACTTGTTTGGATCAGTTGCATTCGATTGTTATAGCTGTTTGGCATTTACAGAGGGTCTTATCGAAGAAACGTGACCCTTTTACTCATGTTTTGCTGCTTGACGATGTTATTCAGGCAAGTGGTATTCAAAATATGTTCTGTTATGTAGTTAATCAAGACTCTTTTCATATCTGACTTGCGAGTGATAAGCCTAAGATACGTTTTGCTGCTTAACGTTTTGGTGGATTGATATCTGTCTCTAATTGACAAATTTCGTGTATAAAATAGAGAAGCTTGAGACATTTGAATCCAATGATCACCCCTGGTGACATTGGTTGAATATAGTCAAGGAGTAAAAACAGAGAAACTGGACACATTTGAATTTAGTGACCACCCAGTGACATTGGTTGAATATAGTCTAGGAGTGAAAGATATAGTAAAGGGTTTGTTAAATTCTCAAGCTGGTGAACTTTCCTGTTGTTAAATTTGACTATAATATAGCATATActgttaaaatttgataaaatggATGAGTCGTTAATTGATCATCTTGAGAATTCTTCTTCTAGCTGAGAGTTGGAAAGAAGACCAGGACAGGTTTCCATCTCAAAATTTTTCCGGGCTTGATTTAAAACGTACCCAAGTTGTCATCATTTCCTTTCCACCCCTCATTTgatacttcttttctttgagaaaCATCTTGATTATTACCATTGTAACTAGTTTTTTTTGGGAGGGGGATCTGTCTTCCCCTAAACCCGTAGGCTATTCTCGTTTTCTGAGCTACCATGAGAatgtttcttattaaaaaaagaaaaagaaagtttaaaaaaaaaaaaaaaaagagagatcaATATGCCTCATGttgaaaattgtgagatttcagTGCAAAATGTTGTTTGTAGGTCATCGTTTGTGCAATGCAAATTACAGTGCAGATTCTTTCGttgaaattttgttctaaTATTAACTTCTTTCACACTTAATGCGAAACAAAATCTTTCTACACTCACACAAGTCCTTGTTCTGCTTAATTTTCCCCAATTTGTCTATAGTTGTCTTAAAACTTTCTCCATTTGGGTTTCAGTTTCTTATATTACTAATGCATTGTTTAGGAAGGTGATTCCATGCTAACAGATCGAGTTTGGGAGGCTCTTGTGAAGGCTTTTGCTACCCAAATGAAGTCTGCTTTTACTGCATCAAGCTTTGTGAAAGAAATATTTACTATGGGGTATCCAAAACTGTTCTCAATGATAGAGAATCTTCTTGAAAGAATTTCACGTGATACTGACGTCAAAGGGGTTGTGCCTGCAATAAGTTCAGGTGGAAAAGATCAGATGGTTGCAGCCATTGAAATATTCCAGAACGCATTCCTGGGTTTCTGCTTGAGTCGCTTATCTGATCTTGTTAGCTCTGTATTTCCAGTCTCAAGTCGTGGTAGTGTTCCTTCGAAAGAACAGATCTCAAAAATCATATCACGTATTCAGGAAGAAATTGAATCTGTTCAGATGGATGGACACTTAACTCTACTTGTGCTACGTCAAGTTGGCAAGGCTCTTCTCCTGCTGGCTGAAAGAGCTGAATGTCAGGTAGTTAGTTTCCTTGGTGACATTGGCATACTCTAATTTCTAATATCGAAAGCAAGGGTATATAATCCTAAGTTACATGCCCCTACTGTTTTTTCATGCAAGACTTCACCACTTAGCATTTTGCCAAGTATGCTCCATATATAAAATACTTCAAGTGACCTGGGAAACATGTGTAGCAgcatgatatttatttataggaCTAGACAAATTTTCTTCCTGGTGCTACCTACTGCTTTACTAGACCAATTATTTGCACTTAATGTAGTTAAAGTTCTTAAACTGTCACTGTTCTCTGTGAATCATCGCCTTACATCCTTCAGCAAAAATGAAATGGATGTACTTTGTGTGATATCCGGAGGATGGTGTGATGTCCATGAAAACTAATCAGAGACGGACTTctaaaagagaagaatttttttcttttgtaatgatttttgtttaaactTGAGTTTAGATAAGGAACATGTATGTTTGGATTTTATCTTTACACTATGAGTTGACTGTAtcatattatgaaaatttgatgGCAGATATCTACTGGCCCTGAAGCGCGCCAAGTAAGTGGTCCAGCAACTCCAGCCCAACTTAAGAATTTCACATTATGTCAGCATCTGCAAGAAATTCATTCTCGGGTATCATCTATGATCACTGGGCTACCCATCATTGCTTCTGATGTTCTGTCTCCCGCATTAGGTTCAATATATGGGGTTGCCTGTGATTCTGTGACTTCGTTATTCCAAGCTATGCTTGACAGTCTGGAGTCATGTATATTGCAAATTCATGACCAGAACTTCGGTGCACTGGGTATGAATGCTGCAATAGACAATAATGCATCACCTTACATGGAGGAACTGCAGAACTACATTCTTCATTTCCGCAGTGAGTTTTTATCAAGGCTGTTGCCTTCATCAAAAAATGCAACCATCTCTGGATTGGAAAACATTTGCACTCAGCTTGTAAGAAGCATGACTTCCAGAgtgttaattttctttatcagGCATGCTTCTCTGGTCAGACCTCTTTCTGAATCAGGAAAGTTACGAATGGCTAGGGACATGGCTGAACTGGAGTTAGCCGTGGGCCAAAATTTGTACCCCGTAGAACAACTCGGTGCACCATATCGAGCACTTCGAGCATTTCGTCCTCTTATATTCCTGGAAACATCTCAACTGGAGGCATCTCCTCTACTCCACGATCTGCCAGCAAGCGTCATACTTCACCATCTATATTCTCGAGGTCCTGAGGAATTGCAGTCACCAATGCAAAGGAACAAACTTACTCCTCAGCAGTATTCATTGTGGTTGGATGCTCAAGGTGAGGATCAAGTTTGGAAAGGTATCAAAGCAACTCTAGATGACTATGCTGCCAAGGTAAGGGCCAGAGGAGACAAGGAATTCACCGCAGTATACCCTCTCATGCTTCAAGTAGGATCATCATTGACAGAGAATTCTCGGGCTACTACATAACGTGCTTCATGCCCACAactgtattctttttttcttaaaagtgAGCCTGGACCGTGTTCCAATGTTGAATCCTTGACAATGATGCTGTGGGATAATAGCAGAGATACCGTGCTCAATCAATCACGACACAAAATTTAGGTACCGAGTCATTTGCTCAATTATTTCATTTGCCTTATACTACATGGAAGTAGCAAAGATGCCATCTTTGAGTTTCATTTACCAGGTGATAAATGCAGgaccaaatttattttctatgatAATATCGTTACTCCACTTTGTATGTGCTTAAATACATAATTTCTGTAATAGTCATATCAGCATGGTGTAAACATTTTTGTGGATGATGAGTAtgaattattgattttgatagGATTTACAGTACGATGGTTGACCCATGAATGATAGTATCAGGCGTCTGCTaaatgcaaataataataatgccaATGGGCCACTGCCTTTAATTATTTCCTTTCCCTTATTGTAGTGAGTACTGATGGCATTGCATCTGCGAGAATCTGTGCAATGAAAACAACtgctcttctctctcttccagAACTCATCAAAGCCTTTCCTTTCCTAATCAGATTATATCAAGTATGTTGGAAGTTAGTGATATTTGCTTTCAGattcaattatataaacttGTCATTCGTTGCGTAGTTTAGGCACCCAATTATGTTGATGTCTAAGGTCTAGGATGCGATTGAAGAACTACTTctacttttctctttttgaatACAAAGCATATCCTAAGATGATTATTGTAATGTTATGCATATTGCAACATCTGGTAATCAAAGTGAAGCATGAGTCACGTTCATAGTCACATGACAGAGACGGTTTCCGTTTCTAACTAAACATCTCTATAATCCTCAAGAATCTACTAAAATTCTCAATATAACAAAACTTTTTCTTCATACCGATCTAAGGGTGTTTATGTACTCTACTCGTACCACTAAACGACAAAACCTTAAGCAAAAGGAGGGATTTGAACCTTCAACCCTCAACCTTCACACCTTCAAGTTTAGCCTTGGCAAGGCTATGTTCTATCATTAAGCTATTTCCACCAGATACTACTTAGCTATTCACGTATCACGTCGAGACGGTCGATTTATGTTTTTCCACTAGACTACACTCGTCGACCTTCGATCGTGGTCGTAGCACGAGTAGTTACAGGAGAGcatgagaaagaaagagaggtgTATAGGGTGGTAGTAAATGTGTGGGGAGGGCAGAAGCAGGACATTGATGGTGGGGAGGCCAGGCTGAGCACCAAACAAACAACAGAAATGTACAAAACAGTCCTTGGCCATTAAAAAACTGACACACAAACATAAAATCAAACCCATGTTATGAAGAAATGAATACCCATTACCCATTACCCAATATTACCCAATATTACCCAATATTACCCAATACCCATTTGATTGAATGTGAAAAGACTCGTCCCCACCCCACCACACCACACCACTTACCCTCATTTGCACAATGCAACCCCCAAGCTTAAGCTTTCAAAAACACTACACACATTCAAACCAACCCTTGACGCAAAAACTTTCCACTCTTTTCTTTGTCCAAAAACAACACAAAGGCCAAAGCATTGATTGCAAGGGTGAAAATTAGGCACCCCTTGTCTGCCCTCTTCAGCTTTCTGTTAGGGTTACCCTACATCGCATTACTCAAAGCCCCAACCCAAAAAATCAGCGTACGGTCCCTCCCTCTTTTTTCACTTCCTTTTCACTCTTTCCAACACACataaaaaatgtctcatagCTTTAGAGCCAAAGCAATGTATTATTACTTGTCCTTACACACAATCATGATTtctaagaagaaaaacaaagaacggGTTGCTTCACATTTGGGAACCTTATTCATTGAATATGATTGAGAGCTAGCCCAACACATATCCAAACCTTCATCAATGGGATTCCTTCcacaaacagagaaaaaaaattatataatcaaGATTACAtgctaataaaaaaattttaaatttatttctctaCAATTATTTACACcactttcaaatttcaaaagagaaaaataagtaTTTGACGCAAAAGTATTAAACTTGGTAATTTATCctaaattcaagaaaatggACGGCTAGGATTTGGGGATCGCTTGTGAGGCGCGTTTTAATTATGGGGTTAATTAAACCGAGTcaagataattaattaagagttAAAATGGagttaattcataattattggtgaaaataaaataatggagaAAGGTTCACACGCAAACTCGGgcgaatttattttttttttataattaaaataggaaaaggtGACAAGTCGGTTACGCCGTACCCGCAAACCCCCCACTTTCCTTACGTGCGTCCACTGGACCGATACGACACGTGGCAGATACGCACAATGTCagtcattttaatttaataactcctcggttattattattatttttttatttatttttgggcctcgggaaattaatatataaatatctaaaacCAATCCAATATTCTGCTGGAAAGGGTGCTGAATCTCGGAAATGCCCTTGTATGTTTCTTGAAATTACGGGATTGACCACATCTCTGTTTGTTTTGCTTTTACCTATAAATACAACGCTCAGATTAGTCCGTTTCGTTTCTTTATCTCTTGTAAgggaattgtttttttatggtttgttTTGAAGCCTCTGCAGATAGAACCTAAGATTTCAAGTTCCCAGAAGAGCAAgtcatttcgtttcgtttcgatTCGcagagattgaaggaaagaaCGCACGAAGAAGAGAGATcggcttcttcttttttgtgtgATTGACTGTTCTGATTATGTGAAATAGGCTTCTTCTGAGAGAGATTATGGGATACGGTGCTCCATTAACAGGTTTCAGTGCTAATGCTGCAGCGGCGGAGACGACTCTGCTTCCGCCGTACAATTATATAGCGATTGATTCGTTTCCTAAGGCTGCGGCGGCGTCGACGGCTGCTGGTTTGAAGTCTGATAGCGGTATTACCTATAACCTTCCGATTCCGAGGAAGCGCGCTAGAGATCATTCCACCATTAATCGATTTGTTTCGCATCCTTCGCCTGCTCATTTTCAGAAGAATTGTGGATGCAATCACGATTTTCTTGGCGAAGATATCTCCAACCAATTTCAACAGCAGCAATTCGATCTCGATCGGTTGATATCGCAACATGTACGGTACTAAACGCTCTTTAATTTCTGTCTGTCGACGgagatttaatttattaatgtgTGAAGAAGTGCTGGTTGATAATTGGttgattaattttatatgtttcTGTCGTAATTTTGGGAAGCAGATGGAGAAGGTGAGGATGGAAATGGAGGAAAAACGGAAGAGGCAAGCGAGGAGGATTTTGGAGGCGATAGAGTTAGGAATGATGAGGATATTGAGGAGCAAAGAGGAGGAAATCGAGAAGATCGGGAAATTAAATTGGGAACTAGAAGAGCGAGTGAATTCTCTTTGCATGGAGACTCAAATATGGCGCGATGTGGCTCAGACGAACGAAGCCACCGCGAATGCCCTCCGTAGCAACCTGGAACAAGTCCTTTCACAGGTAAAAAACAACGATCACCAAGGCGCAGGATTCGAAGATCCTACCACAACTGCTGCCGTCGCCGCCGACGACGCAGAGTCCTGCTGCGGAAGCAActacgacgacgacgacgacgacagAAAACAAGCCAATCACGGGCGGTGGCGAAACTTGAatgaagaagttgaagaatCAGAAGAGAGGAACAGAAGAGGTAGGAAGGCGAGAAAAGGAAACGAGGACAGATGGTGCAAAAACTGTTGGAAAGAAGAATCGTGCGTGTTGCTATTACCATGCAGGCATCTGTGTTTGTGTACTGTTTGTGGGTCATCTCTTCACACTTGTCCCATCTGCAACTCTACGAATAATGCCAGTGTTCGTGTAATCATGCCTTAGAAATTCAGAGGAATCACCAAATCATATTACAACCCaaattcttctcttcaattcttcgcccctttcattttcaatttagatCAAGATTGTTTTCCACTTCGagtttctttcattcttcttcaaaaacATCAAACTCTGaagtaaattataaaaacagaATTAGGAGATTAAGGAAGTTCACGCAAGTAATTTTGGATATTTGGGTTTTTGTGCACGTACGGAGGCGATGTGACGTGGGTAGTGGGGCGTAATTTAGTTACATGTGGGCGTAAGTTAGTGGAGTAGCGTTGGAAGGGGGTAGGTGGGGCCTACTGACTGTTCCGACAGGTCATGGGTGTAATAAAGGAAGAgagtaatatttaaaaaaggaaaaagaggtGGAGGTTTAAAAGCTGACACGTTGGACTCCCGCAAATATCGGTGTGATAGAGCAGTGCTATCctaattcttttgttttctttttacaattttatgatttatttagtaattaattatGGGAATCtaattctttaataatttaaaaccaaaataaaaagacataaaaattgGCATCCCTCGTTCTTGTTTGGCGTTATCTTAGAACGCATCCTTGAATTCAAAGTTGCTTtggtaaaataaattattaataaaaagggGTTTCCGAGATAATCATGATATACACGTATAGTGTGTTGTTAGCATAGGAATCTTCGTTATTTCATTATAACACCACCAAAAATTAGCGGGGATAGATTTGTTAGGTAAAACCTCATGATTTCATGGGGGTCGTCCTTAATGTCTGTAAtgtgaaaatttgattttcgAAGTTGGAAAAGGAATAATGAAGTTGGAAAAGGAATAAAGATAAGCGAGAATAAAGAAGGAGAAACGTGAAGGTTTTATGATATGTGACAAAAACGcgaaaataa carries:
- the LOC111794364 gene encoding probable BOI-related E3 ubiquitin-protein ligase 3 isoform X1 yields the protein MGYGAPLTGFSANAAAAETTLLPPYNYIAIDSFPKAAAASTAAGLKSDSGITYNLPIPRKRARDHSTINRFVSHPSPAHFQKNCGCNHDFLGEDISNQFQQQQFDLDRLISQHQMEKVRMEMEEKRKRQARRILEAIELGMMRILRSKEEEIEKIGKLNWELEERVNSLCMETQIWRDVAQTNEATANALRSNLEQVLSQVKNNDHQGAGFEDPTTTAAVAADDAESCCGSNYDDDDDDRKQANHGRWRNLNEEVEESEERNRRGRKARKGNEDRWCKNCWKEESCVLLLPCRHLCLCTVCGSSLHTCPICNSTNNASVRVIMP
- the LOC111794364 gene encoding probable BOI-related E3 ubiquitin-protein ligase 3 isoform X2 — protein: MGYGAPLTGFSANAAAAETTLLPPYNYIAIDSFPKAAAASTAAGLKSDSGITYNLPIPRKRARDHSTINRFVSHPSPAHFQKNCGCNHDFLGEDISNQFQQQQFDLDRLISQHMEKVRMEMEEKRKRQARRILEAIELGMMRILRSKEEEIEKIGKLNWELEERVNSLCMETQIWRDVAQTNEATANALRSNLEQVLSQVKNNDHQGAGFEDPTTTAAVAADDAESCCGSNYDDDDDDRKQANHGRWRNLNEEVEESEERNRRGRKARKGNEDRWCKNCWKEESCVLLLPCRHLCLCTVCGSSLHTCPICNSTNNASVRVIMP
- the LOC111795244 gene encoding conserved oligomeric Golgi complex subunit 5 is translated as MASPAAAPPSPFQSQRSPLSSSQAGAAASPIHRLSTFTSPHPTNTTTATSPLDSFASDPVFSAFLSPSFSSSSFSSAALSSGSPASTAEKLQKAIRLLESQLRSEVLSRHNDLLSQLSSLKHAENALSTIRSGVSSLQSSVRRVRSELSEPRNVVSTKTVQFSNLHETTELLQHTIRALRLSKKLRDLASASADEPEKLDLAKAAQLHCEILSLCNEYDLAGIDVVDEELKWVNEIGDKLRSEAMKVLERGMEGLNQAEVGTGLQVFYNLGELKATIEQLMIKYKGMGVKSISVALDMKSISGTAGSGYGPGGIRGSGTPQIGGGAKAREALWQRLGTCLDQLHSIVIAVWHLQRVLSKKRDPFTHVLLLDDVIQEGDSMLTDRVWEALVKAFATQMKSAFTASSFVKEIFTMGYPKLFSMIENLLERISRDTDVKGVVPAISSGGKDQMVAAIEIFQNAFLGFCLSRLSDLVSSVFPVSSRGSVPSKEQISKIISRIQEEIESVQMDGHLTLLVLRQVGKALLLLAERAECQISTGPEARQVSGPATPAQLKNFTLCQHLQEIHSRVSSMITGLPIIASDVLSPALGSIYGVACDSVTSLFQAMLDSLESCILQIHDQNFGALGMNAAIDNNASPYMEELQNYILHFRSEFLSRLLPSSKNATISGLENICTQLVRSMTSRVLIFFIRHASLVRPLSESGKLRMARDMAELELAVGQNLYPVEQLGAPYRALRAFRPLIFLETSQLEASPLLHDLPASVILHHLYSRGPEELQSPMQRNKLTPQQYSLWLDAQGEDQVWKGIKATLDDYAAKVRARGDKEFTAVYPLMLQVGSSLTENSRATT